The genome window GATCGACCTTACTTTCTCTTAAAAGGTCGTTTAAAGAAAAAGAACGGCAACAATGTATCTGAACAGCTTGGTTCAAATGATGCAAATATAGGTGTCAACATTAAGTGACGATAATTCCTACCTCAGGAGAAGAATCACAGTCTCCAAACACTTCAGCAAAGTCTGAAGGgcttttcctcagagtctggtcagcaggcagtgtgtTGTCATTGGAAGATGACACGAACTTAAAGTCACTGGTTCTGGAACCTGTTGTCAGGTAGGCGTCGTAATTGTAAGCGCTTCGTAAAGTTCCTGTTCCGTCAACATCTGCGTAATTAGGAGGGAGATAAGCGCTGGGGATGGCGACTGCTCCATCAAACAACAGTCTGGGCTTTCTCCTGCGACAAAACCTCACTcccaggatgatgatgatgaaggtgAGGAAAAAGGTGGACACGGACACCAGCACGATGATCAGATAAGAGGTCAGTTTGGAGTTCTTCTCATCATAAGAAATGTCCTTCAGTTCTGGCACCTCAGCCAAGTTATCAGAGATAAGTAAATACATGGAGCAGGTGGCAGAGAGAGAGGGCTGTCCGTTATCTTTCACTGACACAACAAGGTTCTGTTTCATGCTGTCAGACTCAGAAATGTCCCGCTGTGTCCTGATCTCTCCGCTGTGGAGACCAATAGTGAAAAGTCCCGGATCAGTGGATTTGACTATATGATAGGACAGCCAGGCGTTCTGTCCGGAGTCCGCGTCCACCGCGATCACTTTGGACACCAGAGAGCCTCCGTGTGCAGCTTTGGGGACCAGCTCGGTCATGAAGGAGTTGCCCTCCGGGGCGGGGTACAGTATCTGAGGAGAGTTGTCATTCACATCCGATATGAACACACTGACGGTCACGTTGCTGCTGAGCGGAGGAGAACCGTTGTCTCTGGCCATCACGTGCACTTTAAAACTCCTGAACTGTTCATAATCAAACGTCCTCACAGCGTGGATCACCCCCGTGTCTCCGTTAACAGACAGATAGGAGGACACCGGGGCACCGTTCACCTCACCGGGTAACAGAGAATAAATCACGGTACCGTTTTGTCTCCAGTCGGGGTCTCGAGCAGTAACGGAACATAAAGTGGAGCCAGGTTTGTTGTTTTCAGTCACATGTGCGCTGTAGGACTGCTCCTCAAACACAGGTGGGTTGTCGTTGATGTCTGCTACAGATAACTGAACAGTTttagaggaggacagagggggaGAGCCCTCGTCAGTGGCAGTGATGGTAATGTTGTAATCAGACACTAGTTCACGGTCCAGTTGTCCTGTGGTCACCAGAGAATAATAGTTTTTAATAGAAGGAACCAACTTAAAAGGGACGTTTTGCTGAATGGAGCAGCGGACCTGTCCGTTAGTCTCAGAGTCTCTATCCTGCACGTTAATGATGCCCACCTCTGCACCAGGTGACACGTCCTCAGGTATGGGGTTAGTCAGGGATTTTAAATATATCACTGGGGCGTTGTCATTAATATCTGTTATTTCAATCAACAACGTTGCATATGATGCCAGCCCTAGACCATCTTTAGCACTAATCTGCATTTCATAAGACGATTCTTTTTCATAATCAATATATCTTGCCACTTTAACTTCTCCCGTTTTAGGGTCCAGAGAGAAAACTTGGTTTTCATCTGACACATGATCAAACCCATAGGTTACTTCACCATTTATTCCTTCGTCTGCATCAGTTGCACTTACTCTGATCACCAATGTATCCTGAGGAGAGTTTTCAGGAAGACTGGCTTCATAAACGGCCTGACTAAACACTGGGACATTATCATTAGCATCCAGCACAGTGACGTGTATGACTACGGTACCTGATCTCTGAGGAGAGCCTCCATCAAACGCGGTAAGCAAAAACATAATCTCtttttttccctctctgtctaaTTCTTTGTCTAAAACTAATTCCCCATATTTTCGACCACCACCCTTTGTCTTTACGTTTAGTTTGAAATGGTCATTCTCCTGCAGTGTGTAGCTCTGAACAGCATTTTCTCCAATGTCTCCATCGTGTGCCTCGTCCAATTGAAAACGTTCACCCTTGTCCGCGGATTCTCTAATTTCAAAATGAAGAGACTCCTCTTTAAATTGGGGTGAATTATCATTGATATCTTGAACGCGAATATTAATGCGGTGCAGTTCTAGCGGATTTTCCAGCACGAGTTCCTGTTTTAAAACACACGATGCCTTTTTTGCACAGAGCCCTTCTCTGTCAATCCTTTCCTGTACGATCAAATCTCCGTTGTTGAGATTTACACCGCAGTACTTAACGACATTATCTTCGGTATCAATGCGGGCCTTGCGAGCAGACAATCTGCCCAAATCAAGTCCAAGATCTTTAGCGATATTTCCAATTACAGATCCACGTTTCATCTCCTCCGGGATAGAGTAGCTCACGTCTCCATAGCCGGGGTGGAGGCCGAGAAAAATAAAAGAAACGCCGTAGAGCAGCGCAAATCTGCTGCATCCCATTGTTACTGCAAGTAAGAACTGCTTCCAAGTTTGTCCCAAATCAATCAAGAATACAGCTGCGATTTCCTCCAATATACACACTCTTCACACTGCGTTCATATCACGAAGCGTTTTTGTAAACCACGGAACAATAGCATAACCAGGCTTTAATGTGCTGAGACCGAAGGGTGGAGAATGACTGTGCTCTCTCGTGTACTGGTACACACTGACACCATGAGTACTTTCCGGGTACAACATGGTGAGGTAGGATTTGGTCGTGTTTACATTTAGATACTAAGAGAACCACGTTAGAAATGACAACAACAATGAcgataaatattttaaaaatacataaacatgaactaaactaactaaatgcaatgtataatgtaatgtaactcgCTTAGCCCTTGGGACTCACAAACGATACAAGATATGATTACTTTGCCCTAGATATGTAAAACAATAACACAGAGTGCGGATGAATCCAACAATAATTATTGGCTTGACAAATTATAGACATTAAACAATCACTAACAGGTGAACCGCTTCTTTATATGTTTACTTTTACATATAATTTTATCATATTGCCTTAAATGCTTTGATATAAACTCAAACATGAAACGGGTCAGTTTTCCCTCCCTTGATgcaattatttcccatttccacCTTAATGGGATAAGATGGATCATTTAAAGTTAAGACAATGTTGTTAAATATCTTCTTGTATAGTTTTGGTCACCAAATACTTAAATTGTTCTGATTGAAGACATATGTAAAGTAATTATTTCAGCAGTAATATCAATACAATTAAACCTATAGGGTCATTTGACTTTAAGATACTATAAATTGAAGCAATGTGTGCCTCCAACTACATGACCAAAAGCTTTAATAATCACTATGACTGCTGCATGGTAATGAATGCAGATCTAATGGACACATTCTGTATACTTCAGAATGTGTGGGCAACTTACAGGAGACCAAAACGTCCGACATATTTCTCCCAAAAAGAAAGAAGTTGTATTGTGCTTTAATTTACATTGTCTAAAAATAAAAGCTGATTTAACTCCTAAATTTGAGCTTTTCAGACAGGCTGCACAGCTTTTAATAAAATCAGTAGAGCAATGCTACCATTTCAAATGTTACATTAGAGAAGTGAAATGCAGGAAACAAGAAATCTAATATTAAGAACAAcatttaacccttagatgcacgagtgactggacccactcttccataagtgggtctaaaaggacccgtattagaataatatgtgtttttatgccattgttgtcatgttggttaagaaaaatcacttgtataatatttagtattatattttggttcacattagaaatattatatttatttaatttttcacaATTTATCATTTTATcattgttttttacattttgaaaaaaaacgtttggaATATATTGTCCGAAAGATCTCCGTtattctgagaccctcacagtattccagtcccttttcaaaactcatctcttctcctcttgtctactcatagcccccccccccccattaatccatgccggttgatcaagtttgatagtcccataccccccaccctaaccttcccttatattgtaaagcgatgttgagtccttgaaaagccctatacaaatataatgtattattattattattattattattatactgacaggtatcagatcttgctgtgtaaaataatcttcctgagaggtgtcacttgTGATGTAGTCTGTGTGTTCTACTCTGAATGTATTCCTGAAAGCaacaggtgataagaatcaaaggttcccataggattccatagaaaatgcatgtgggccatttttgacccacttatggaagcttggagTAATACGAAAACTATACAAGTTCTTAACATTTAAATTTGAATGTGAATgacatgatatccaaaacatgttttttgagtaatagctggaatattaaatgataaaaaaatgtaattacaaagatacatcaagaaaaccacctcaccgggtccaaAAAGACCCACTAATACATCTAAGGGTTAAAGGTGTTCTGCATGTGGCTTTATAAAAAACGTGGTTTAACTGTTTTGTATTTAATTAGAGAAATTATTCTTTGTCCCTCTCTCGCGCACTTTTGTGTACTCTATTATTACTGGCGAGAAAGGTTTATTCGCTATGATAAATATGCCTTAAGATATATATACCACAAAAACTGTACCTCATGAAGCAGATCTTGAGATTTATAAATGTTCTAGATGATCAAAATGTATTCAAAGCACCTCAGTTTGAGAGTGCAAGTCAATGAAACAACAGTTTTGTAGTTAGGTTTTCATTATGCAACGAAATCATACAAAAGCCTTTAAAATGATCTACCAAATTATGTCAGTATGTGTGTACCAGATTGATTTAAGACATAACACATTCAACAGCAAAACCAGCATCATTGAAAAACACCACAGATGAACAATATACGCAAGCAGAATAAGGGACAACATATGCAAAACCTTCAACGTATTAGTGCTCTAACACGTGTCCCAATATCAATCAGAAGTAATCAGATCCAATTATAAAGAAGAAACGATtcaatcaaataaatacaatgatactAGTAAACTTATATGTTGACTTAAATTATCATTCAGAAAATGAAATATATAACCAAGTTacatagaaaataaataaaaagaatagAAATGTATAAGAAGTAAATTAGCCCTAAAAATACAACTGAATAACAAACCGATTTCAGAACCATGGACAGATTTAAGTTAACGTAATTTCAAAGGATTGCTATAGCATGATGGGCAATCATGTGGGAAGATAAAAGGCAAGTTCAACTGAAGATAAATTCCTCAGAATGTATACTGGTAACCAGGGCATCATATGTTTTGTTAAAGAATActataaatatgtatatttactCACAACCTTAGAATATATAACTGTGCAACAAATACATGGTgggtaaatacatttttcaggaTGATGAACACGACCAAGATTATATGATACATGGCCCTACCTCAGGAGAAGAATCACAGTCTCCAAACACTTCAGCAAAGTCTGAAGGgcttttcctcagagtctggtcagcaggcagtgtgtTGTCATTGGAAGATGACACGAACTTAAAGTCACTGGTTCTGGAACCTGTTGTCAGGTAGGCGTCATAATTGTAAGCGCTGCGTAAAGTTCCTGTTCCGTCAACATCTGCGTAATTAGGAGGGAGATAAGCGCTGGGGATGGCGACTGCTCCATCAAACAACAGTCTGGGCTTTCTCCTGCGACAAAACCTCACAcccaggatgatgatgatgaaggtgAGGAAAAAGGTGGACACGGACACCAGCGCGATGATCAGATAAGAGGTCAGTTTGGAGTTCTTCTCATCGTAAGAAATGTCCTTCAGTTCTGGCACCTCAGCCAAGTTATCAGAGATAAGTAAATACATGGAGCAGGTGGCAGAGAGAGCGGGCTGTCCGTTATCTTTCACTGACACAACAAGGTTCTGTTTCATGCTGTCAGACTCAGAAATGTCCCGCTGTGTCCTGATCTCTCCGCTGTGGAGACCAATAGTGAAAAGTCCCGGATCAGTGGATTTGACTATATGATAGGACAGCCAGGCGTTCTGTCCGGAGTCCGCGTCCACCGCGATCACTTTGGACACCAGAGAGCCTCCGTGTGCAGCTTTGGGGACCAGCTCGGTCATGAAGGAGTTGCCCTCCGGGGCGGGGTACAGTATCTGAGGAGAGTTGTCATTCACATCCGATATGAACACACTGACGGTCACGTTGCTGCTGAGCGGAGGAGAACCGTTGTCTCTGGCCATCACGTGCACTTTAAAACTCCTGAACTGTTCATAATCAAACGTCCTCACAGCGTGGATCACCCCCGTGTCTCCGTTAACAGACAGATAGGAGGAC of Pseudochaenichthys georgianus chromosome 10, fPseGeo1.2, whole genome shotgun sequence contains these proteins:
- the LOC139434541 gene encoding protocadherin beta-15-like, with amino-acid sequence MGCSRFALLYGVSFIFLGLHPGYGDVSYSIPEEMKRGSVIGNIAKDLGLDLGRLSARKARIDTEDNVVKYCGVNLNNGDLIVQERIDREGLCAKKASCVLKQELVLENPLELHRINIRVQDINDNSPQFKEESLHFEIRESADKGERFQLDEAHDGDIGENAVQSYTLQENDHFKLNVKTKGGGRKYGELVLDKELDREGKKEIMFLLTAFDGGSPQRSGTVVIHVTVLDANDNVPVFSQAVYEASLPENSPQDTLVIRVSATDADEGINGEVTYGFDHVSDENQVFSLDPKTGEVKVARYIDYEKESSYEMQISAKDGLGLASYATLLIEITDINDNAPVIYLKSLTNPIPEDVSPGAEVGIINVQDRDSETNGQVRCSIQQNVPFKLVPSIKNYYSLVTTGQLDRELVSDYNITITATDEGSPPLSSSKTVQLSVADINDNPPVFEEQSYSAHVTENNKPGSTLCSVTARDPDWRQNGTVIYSLLPGEVNGAPVSSYLSVNGDTGVIHAVRTFDYEQFRSFKVHVMARDNGSPPLSSNVTVSVFISDVNDNSPQILYPAPEGNSFMTELVPKAAHGGSLVSKVIAVDADSGQNAWLSYHIVKSTDPGLFTIGLHSGEIRTQRDISESDSMKQNLVVSVKDNGQPSLSATCSMYLLISDNLAEVPELKDISYDEKNSKLTSYLIIVLVSVSTFFLTFIIIILGVRFCRRRKPRLLFDGAVAIPSAYLPPNYADVDGTGTLRSAYNYDAYLTTGSRTSDFKFVSSSNDNTLPADQTLRKSPSDFAEVFGDCDSSPEVGIIVT